The proteins below are encoded in one region of Leucoraja erinacea ecotype New England chromosome 26, Leri_hhj_1, whole genome shotgun sequence:
- the LOC129709636 gene encoding LOW QUALITY PROTEIN: serum amyloid P-component-like (The sequence of the model RefSeq protein was modified relative to this genomic sequence to represent the inferred CDS: inserted 1 base in 1 codon), translated as MKPIIPIVLVMCIYLSGSVSAGGRGRSAMIEWQSRLDDRLSAFTVCFRAASDECRDYSLFSYATDCHHNKLLIWQMANGCVSLYLRNYFIKFSLPKMDSLLRHIXTWESREGAVTVWINGERSLQKFGTRGLYVRGGGQFILGQEQDKVGGDFDGGQSFVGEMTNVNMWSYVLKPREIILVSHGCCGIGGNIINWGKTRYTAGGSVMIEDNMDCKI; from the exons ATGAAGCCCATCATTCCAATTGTGCTTGTGATGTGCATTTACCTGTCAGGATCGGTCAGTGCAG gtgggagaggtagatcagccatgattgaatggcagagtagacttgatgacagATTGTCAGCCTTTACTGTCTGCTTCAGGGCTGCATCAGATGAATGCCGCGACTATAGTTTGTTCTCCTACGCAACAGATTGCCACCACAACAAACTGCTGATTTGGCAAATGGCTAATGGTTGTGTCTCCCTGTATTTAAGGAATTATTTTATCAAGTTCTCCCTCCCCAAAATGGATTCCTTACTGAGACATA AGACCTGGGAATCGAGAGAGGGTGCGGTAACAGTCTGGATCAATGGGGAACGCAGTCTGCAGAAGTTCGGCACGAGGGGTTTGTATGTGAGAGGTGGTGGTCAGTTTATTCTTGGTCAGGAGCAGGACAAAGTTGGTGGAGATTTTGACGGTGGTCAGTCCTTTGTTGGGGAGATGACTAACGTTAACATGTGGAGTTATGTTCTAAAACCCAGGGAGATTATTTTGGTAAGTCACGGGTGTTGTGGAATCGGAGGCAATATCATCAACTGGGGAAAAACAAGATATACAGCTGGAGGGAGTGTGATGATTGAAGACAACATGGACTGCAAAATTTGA
- the LOC129709586 gene encoding serum amyloid P-component-like, which produces MKPFVTIVLVIGIYLPGSGSAGLDAKSVIFSSKTSNSFVRLYAPHFTKLTAFTACFRAASEAAHSYSLLSYATSFSDNELLIWEESKTQLWLYLGNFVTEFYIPEMNALLRHICVTWESQGGEITVWVNGRRSIRKVGGKGQVVKGSGQFILGQEQDSVGGGFDANQSFVGEISDVHLWDHVLQPNDIEMISQGCFNKGGNIIDWGLTVFTSRGYVRIKDNNDCMF; this is translated from the exons ATGAAGCCCTTCGTTACAATTGTGCTTGTGATTGGCATTTACTTGCCGGGGTCGGGCAGTGCAG GATTGGATGCGAAATCAGTGATATTCTCAAGCAAAACATCCAACAGCTTCGTCAGGTTGTATGCACCCCACTTCACCAAATTGACCGCCTTTACTGCCTGTTTCAGGGCAGCCTCTGAAGCTGCTCACTCTTACAGCTTGCTCTCCTACGCAACGAGCTTTTCCGACAACGAACTGCTGATTTGGGAAGAATCTAAAACACAACTCTGGCTGTATTTAGGAAATTTTGTAACAGAGTTTTACATCCCAGAAATGAATGCTTTACTGAGACACATCTGTGTGACCTGGGAGTCTCAAGGGGGTGAGATAACAGTCTGGGTTAATGGGAGACGCAGTATACGGAAggttggtggaaagggtcaagttgTGAAAGGGTCTGGTCAGTTTATTCTAGGTCAGGAACAAGACTCAGTTGGTGGAGGTTTTGACGCCAATCAGTCCTTTGTCGGAGAGATCTCTGATGTTCACCTGTGGGATCATGTTCTCCAACCCAATGACATAGAGATGATCAGTCAGGGTTGTTTCAATAAAGGAGGGAACATCATTGACTGGGGATTAACAGTATTTACATCACGAGGGTACGTGAGAATTAAAGATAATAATGATTGCATGTTTTGA